CGATTTTGTGCTTTTTTGATCTGTCTTTTCGTAAGCTATAGCACCCAAGCTAGCGTTAGCTGGCATAGCATTACTCCCGAAATCCAATTTCTACAACAACAAAATAAACTGCGTTTTTACGATTCGAATCAAGTGCTGATAGAAGGTAAAGAATGCGCATTAATGTTTGATGCCAGTGGTAACTTTGCCGAAGTAGAAAAGCTCGCAGAGCAGCTAAAAGAACGCTTAAAAACACCATTATGTTATTTAGTAGCGAGCCATTATCATGATGATCATCTGCTAGGCTTGGCCGTTTTACAGGCTGAGTTTCCAAACGCTAAACTCATTGTGCATCAGCAAGTAGCAACAGAGTTTTCAGCAATGCAGCAAGCATTAACTGATAAGTTAGATGGTTATGAAAAAAGTATTGAATTGAGCTATCAACGCCTTGCCAATCAACCTGAAGATCAACAAGCTATTTGGCGCGACAAACTTGAACTTGCTAAAAAACGCTTATTTCGCTGGCGAGAGCTCACCTTAAAGCCACCGGCGATTAGCATTACTGAATCAACAAAGCTAAACCTTGGTAACTACCCCATCGTTATTACACCGTATCAGGCGCACACTAAAGGCGATCTTACTTTAAGTGCAGATCAAGGTCGCGTGCTGTTAGGTGGCGATATAGTCGACAGCTTACCCTATCCTGGGCATGGTACGTTTTCTAGCTGGATAACCGCGCTGCAAGGTATCCAAAAAAATACCACACTGACAACTATTTTACCGGGTCACGGTAAGCCGCTGACACCTGCTGAACTTGCGCTCCCTTTAAGGTTTTTAAAAACCATTCAAGAGGTGACAAAATCAGCACCAAATAAACCTGTTGGTGAATTAATCCTACTTTTTCCTACAGAGGTTAAACAGCAATACCAGCTCGATGAAGTGGGTGAAAGAGCATTTTCTATGTTTCTAGAAGCTGGACTTAAACAAAGCAAATTGTCAAAATAGGGCTAAAATAGTAAAAGGATTTTATTATATGGCTCAAGTAAGTTTGAAATATTTACTTTGGTTGAGCTTAGTTATTGGAATACAGGGATGCCAACTAACTCAGCAAGAAACAGATGAGCAAGAAAGGCCAAAGGTTTTTAGCCATTATGAGCCCAACTTAACGTCTGAACAAGCAACTAGCGAATTTGTCGATTCAACTGTCGTTGAAGCGCCCTCCAAGGCTGTGCCATTGCCTGCTAACGACACGCCCTTACCCAACCCTCGCTCGAAAGATCTATGGCAGCATATCGCCAACAATTTAACGCTGGTATTTCAAACCAATAAACATACATCTGCACGGGTAAAATGGTATTTAAAACAACCCAATTACCTGATTAAAGTGAATAAACGTGCTGCGCCCTATTTGTACCATATCGTCACACGTATCGAGCAACAGAAGCTACCGATGGAGCTAGCCCTATTACCCTTTGTTGAAAGTGATTTTAGACCTACAATACGTTCATCAGAGCAAGCCGTTGGTGTTTGGCAGTTAGTCGGCGCGACGGCTTATCATTTCGGTGTGCAAAGCGACCAGTGGTATGACGGCCGTCAAGACATACTCGCTTCAACCGATGCCGCTTTAGCTTATTTAAGTTACTTACATAAACGTTTTGATGGTGATTGGCTGCATGCCCTTGCCGCCTATAACAGTGGTGAGGGACGCGTTAAAAAAGCTATCGAAAAAAATAAAAGACTTGGCAAGAAAACTGACTATTGGTCGCTATCGCTACCAAAAGAAACCGCTGAATATATTCCTAAGCTTTTGGCACTTAGCTATTTACTAAAACATCCTGACCAAGGCCTGAAACGCCCAAAATTAGCGAATAAAGCGCTCACCACAGAATTTGATGTTGGCCAACAATTTGATTTTTCGGTGATCGCTAACTTATCTGGCGTGGGGCATAACCAGCTCCACAAATTAAACCCAGGATACTTAAAAAACCAAAGTTCGCCAAATGGTCCACATACTCTGCTTTTACCTATGGAGCGCCGCACCTTGTTGCAAAGTAAGCTGTTTCGCAACAACTTTGCCGGTGAGTATATAGTGCAAAAAGACGACACCCTTTATGGCATTGCCAGACGCTTTAATATGTCTGTAAAGAACCTTAAAGCCCTTAATAGCAAAACAAGTAACCTGATTAAAGTCGGTGAACAATTGCGATTATCACAGCCCCAAACCATGCCTGAATCATTACTAGTTGATTACAATATTAGCCCTTACCTTGAACAGCATGAGGAAGTCATCGCAACCATTGCGGTTGATTACCTCGTCAAACCAGGTGATTCTATTTGGAGTATCAGTCAGCTATACGACGTGCCTCATAAAGACGTTGCAACGTGGAATAAACTCAGTGCCACCAGCATTTTAAAACCAGGCACCATTTTGACATTGCACCTACCGCAAGCAAAACCCGCTGAGCCGCAAGTACCGGCCAGTGAAGCTATGTTGTCAGGCATTGAAAGCTCGTTGAAAAAGCCTTGATTGCTCACTCTTTGTGGTTAGCGTAAAATCAGCGCCTATATTTAAATTCTAAAGAGAAATAACATGCAGATCAGTAAAGACGCAGCGGTTGAGTTTCACTACACTCTTAGTGAAGCAGGCGAGCAAATCGAATCAAGTAAAGATGGCGAGCCACTTTCATATATCCATGGCACTGAAGGCATGCTTCCTGGTCTTGAAAAAGCCCTTGAAGGTAAATCGGCTGGCGATAACTTTAGCGTAACACTTGAGCCTAGCGAATCTTACGGCGAGCGCGTTGATAACCTTATTCAACGTATTCCACTTAAGCACTTACAAGGTAACACAAAAGTGTGGAAGCCTGGTATGACTGCAATCGTTCATTCAAACCAAGGTCGCCACCAAGTGACTATCGTTAAAGTGGGCCGTTTCAATGCAGATTGCGATTTAAACCACCCATTTGCTGGTAAAACACTGACGTTTGATGTTGAGGTGATTAATGTTCGCCAAGCAACTGCCGAAGAATTATCACACGGCCACGTGCACGGTGAAGGCGGTTGTGGCCACAGCCACTAAGGGTAAATGATGACAAACGTTGCAATTGTCACTGGTGGCAGTAAAGGTATTGGCAAAGCTATTGTTGAGCGTTTAGAACGTGAAGACTACACTGTATATAACTTAGATATCACCCCGTCTGAGGGCAACTATCGCCACTGTGACGTTAGTGATACTCAGCAAGTGAAGTCGGTTATTGCCGATATTATTGCACAGACGGGTCGCGTCGATGCCTTAATCTCTAATGCGGGTCGTCATTTAAGTGCCAACATTGAAAATACCGATGAAGCAACGTTTGATGCCCTGTTTGCGCTCAATGTGAAAGGTGCCTATGCAGCAATTCAAGCTGTATTACCTAGCATGAAAAACCTGCAAGGCGGCAGTGTTGTATTGGTTGCCTCTGATCAGGCAATCATTGGCAAACCAAACTCGTTTGCTTATAACCTCACCAAACATGCGCTAGCTTCAATGGCAAAAACGACAGCACTCGATTATGCGGCGTTTAACATTCGTGCTAACGCAGTGTGTCCGGGTACGATAGAAACACCACTGTTTCATAATGCGATTGATGCATACTGTCAGCGCAGTGGTGCCGATAAAGCTGAGATTGTTGCTGAAGAAGCCGCACTGCAACCGCTAGGCCGTTTAGGGCAACCAGAAGAAATTGCTGCTTTGGTGAACTTTTTAATAAGCCCAGAAGCGAGCTTTATTACTGGTAGCTTACAAAGCATTGATGGTGGATACACCACGCAATGAGCGACAAGATTATTGACCCCCATGTGCACTTTTTTAACCTCACTGAGGGTCAATACACTTGGCTACAAGGTAGCAATCCCCCCCCTTGGCCAAATTTAGATAAAATCAAAAGGCAAATTACTACCTCAGAACTTAAAGCTGCTTGTCCATTTCAACTAGAAGCGCTGGTGCATATTGAAGCTGGCTTTGATAACCAAGCGCCAGTGAATGAGCTTAATTGGCTTGCAACGCATTTAAATGACATTCCCTATCGCGCAATCAGCTACAGCGCGATTGACGCATCTAGCAAACACTTTGAAGCGTCACTCAATGAGTTAAAGCACTCATCTTTGGTTGGTATTCGCGATATAACCGAAGGTGATGAAGCAAAGCGCTTATTAACTCCTCACTGCCAAGATAACCTAGCCATGCTCGCAAGCGAAAACTTACACTTTGAAGCACAGTTTGAAATTGAAAACATGCAGGTAACCGAGCAGCTTATTAAGTATTGCACCGCACTGCCATCATTACGTGTGGTGATTAATCATTTAGGCTTTATTAGTAATGAGCAAAGATGGCTCGAAGCAATCATTAAACTCAGCCGCTGCGATAATATCGCGATAAAGTTCTCAGGGTTAGAGTTCACGCAAATAGCCGTAAACAAGCATCTTTGGCTGGTTAATAATTTAGTTAAGTACTTTGGTGAACATCGCGTGATGTTTGCCAGTAATTTCCCTGTTTGCCAAATAAATACCAGTTACACAAACTGCTGGCAGCACTACCACTCACTGTGCTCACAGTCGAGTTTATGGCATAAACTAAGCTATAAAAACGCCCACGAAATCTATCTACTTGCTTAAAAAATAGCTATATTCAATAAAGTTAAAACTTATAAAGCGGACAAGCATCAAGTCTAAAACCTGTTTGCTTGTTCAGGAGTATTAATGAAAGCCTCTATTACCAGTTTTTTACTCATTAGTGTCTTATTTGGCTGTAGCTCTAAACAAGAACCCACTCCAAAACTACAACATGCACGACTAACTGAGCCGCAAAGTGAGCTAATAGCGCAAGGCATTGCAAGGCTAATGCACAGTAAGCCCATTAACTTAGCCGAAGATGCGTTTATCAATACCAGCATACTCGTTATTGAAACCTTTAATGATGTTGATATTCAAGAGCAAAGACGCAGCGGCTCATACCAGGATATGCCAGAACGCTTTGAGCTACTGATTAAAAATCAAATGTGCTTTGTTCGCCATTTAGATAGTAAAGCGACTGAGCCATTACCCTTGGTAAAGTGTAAACCGAGTAATTAGCTTAAAAAATAGATATAAAAAAAGCCCTTACGGGCTTTTTTAGTCGGGGGACAATCAAATTGATTGTTCTTATGCTTAGAAGCGAGCTTCAAATCCTAAACGAACAGAGCGAGGTGATTGCCATGTATACGCAGAACCATAATAAGAGTTAACTTCACCCTCATTTTGCTCATAATGCTCATTCGCAGATGTCATCTCTTGGCTATTAAGTACGTTAAATACGTTAATAGTTGCACGCATATCAATATCAGATACCGTGAAGTCATATGCAGCTGATAAATCTAAGTTAAACGTCCAAGGAGTACGACCCGCTGTACCACGAGTGTGCTGCTCATAGATTTTTTCGTCTTGTTGACATTCGCCATCACCATTCGTGTCTGGACAATCATTGGTATAGATGTAGAAAGTATCACCCCAGCCACCATTTAGGTTTGGATCTTTTGATGGATAACCTTGGCCGAATAGGCTTTGTGGACGACCACTTTGTAGTGTTGCATTCCAACCAACAGTTAAGTTTTCAACTGGTTCCCAGCTACCGAAGAACTTAAATGTGTGACGACGATCGT
Above is a window of Pseudoalteromonas shioyasakiensis DNA encoding:
- a CDS encoding MBL fold metallo-hydrolase; protein product: MFDASGNFAEVEKLAEQLKERLKTPLCYLVASHYHDDHLLGLAVLQAEFPNAKLIVHQQVATEFSAMQQALTDKLDGYEKSIELSYQRLANQPEDQQAIWRDKLELAKKRLFRWRELTLKPPAISITESTKLNLGNYPIVITPYQAHTKGDLTLSADQGRVLLGGDIVDSLPYPGHGTFSSWITALQGIQKNTTLTTILPGHGKPLTPAELALPLRFLKTIQEVTKSAPNKPVGELILLFPTEVKQQYQLDEVGERAFSMFLEAGLKQSKLSK
- a CDS encoding LysM peptidoglycan-binding domain-containing protein; this encodes MAQVSLKYLLWLSLVIGIQGCQLTQQETDEQERPKVFSHYEPNLTSEQATSEFVDSTVVEAPSKAVPLPANDTPLPNPRSKDLWQHIANNLTLVFQTNKHTSARVKWYLKQPNYLIKVNKRAAPYLYHIVTRIEQQKLPMELALLPFVESDFRPTIRSSEQAVGVWQLVGATAYHFGVQSDQWYDGRQDILASTDAALAYLSYLHKRFDGDWLHALAAYNSGEGRVKKAIEKNKRLGKKTDYWSLSLPKETAEYIPKLLALSYLLKHPDQGLKRPKLANKALTTEFDVGQQFDFSVIANLSGVGHNQLHKLNPGYLKNQSSPNGPHTLLLPMERRTLLQSKLFRNNFAGEYIVQKDDTLYGIARRFNMSVKNLKALNSKTSNLIKVGEQLRLSQPQTMPESLLVDYNISPYLEQHEEVIATIAVDYLVKPGDSIWSISQLYDVPHKDVATWNKLSATSILKPGTILTLHLPQAKPAEPQVPASEAMLSGIESSLKKP
- a CDS encoding FKBP-type peptidyl-prolyl cis-trans isomerase — encoded protein: MQISKDAAVEFHYTLSEAGEQIESSKDGEPLSYIHGTEGMLPGLEKALEGKSAGDNFSVTLEPSESYGERVDNLIQRIPLKHLQGNTKVWKPGMTAIVHSNQGRHQVTIVKVGRFNADCDLNHPFAGKTLTFDVEVINVRQATAEELSHGHVHGEGGCGHSH
- a CDS encoding SDR family NAD(P)-dependent oxidoreductase; the protein is MTNVAIVTGGSKGIGKAIVERLEREDYTVYNLDITPSEGNYRHCDVSDTQQVKSVIADIIAQTGRVDALISNAGRHLSANIENTDEATFDALFALNVKGAYAAIQAVLPSMKNLQGGSVVLVASDQAIIGKPNSFAYNLTKHALASMAKTTALDYAAFNIRANAVCPGTIETPLFHNAIDAYCQRSGADKAEIVAEEAALQPLGRLGQPEEIAALVNFLISPEASFITGSLQSIDGGYTTQ
- a CDS encoding amidohydrolase family protein produces the protein MSDKIIDPHVHFFNLTEGQYTWLQGSNPPPWPNLDKIKRQITTSELKAACPFQLEALVHIEAGFDNQAPVNELNWLATHLNDIPYRAISYSAIDASSKHFEASLNELKHSSLVGIRDITEGDEAKRLLTPHCQDNLAMLASENLHFEAQFEIENMQVTEQLIKYCTALPSLRVVINHLGFISNEQRWLEAIIKLSRCDNIAIKFSGLEFTQIAVNKHLWLVNNLVKYFGEHRVMFASNFPVCQINTSYTNCWQHYHSLCSQSSLWHKLSYKNAHEIYLLA